A section of the Bombus huntii isolate Logan2020A chromosome 5, iyBomHunt1.1, whole genome shotgun sequence genome encodes:
- the LOC126865933 gene encoding LOW QUALITY PROTEIN: uncharacterized protein PF3D7_1120000 (The sequence of the model RefSeq protein was modified relative to this genomic sequence to represent the inferred CDS: inserted 2 bases in 1 codon), with amino-acid sequence MSISQESAATIVCKEIFDGTSHPSDEEVLEYARRLGIDPETEPHLLNLAREGLMAALPKGWLPCFHETSGAWYYYQASTGITTWQHPLDAVYKEMVEQARAGNAKPDNTRQISVEEDSKTTAKDFESHEEATLPKESSPSKESVKQSVKTIPPPTRIPTKLTPLKKLDKIDGARKKDAMGQDKQLYKREDSKIDNPLATNRAARDYTNLKFQDPRFYECPKLLETIASTATTNTTAVSTPKQEIDLKEVLKRSESLSPRHEKDWEQLSSRFSSEENIIDIDKLSITTLARSEKSEKFDKEKHPSQFGQQKELTLSGGGTMFLKSNRSRDTTPSHEGAKLDDFRTMLIPDESSNVGGDKLKSILREKQSEDDDRPVDEERKSVRFDIEKELDIRFTYSRSEDDSESESEEQEAQMLAMFSNRDTDWIPSSQKTNCQRFNEETKEDSEDKIDEGIRKSSSLEKIEGSKKNGKVVGKRFVVRNVSENEHRKRFVPQNVSDKEHRMQMTRDSLSGESLSRESSLDYTYTNKFNKIKNIDLVSKSETTDYSDSEARRKYKSKVDFLRNEQTDDDDTSDVPRIYRELDLVEKQRNEVAGKQEQGRNSKSETDYSDIDARRKNKSKVDFSRNEQTDDDDTSDFPKLYRDAGGKQEQDKNLEETKIRLSQEHEKDIEALQKEYKDKLEQTKKELEENFMAQKKQLEKNMNDKLEESRRKMVEKEEREIQKLIAEMDEAKLENLRKVKAELEVCYEKERQEILANLKTELDERKGELLELRNQEIGKLENEHERDLDEEKLAKLNEIKLTKQHSARIKALQNELDKKFDELRSQVREQQRENISKITEEHEQRLVEIVRDFRINEDRTRKMYKQHLEEIRADFSREVEKEARKQTGRAIHQESIEFEKMRCEKRLLQDKYMALKEKYMKLKKEVRSVIDKRNRRKEGYTTASETERSTSTRTRTDRTESSEQNTPLRNTHSSSATTNAKAHETQTTMNEQSEELHDPNEPNVQKANSGFQKSTATSNAKNVRFQPDDTSIASETNANTTTTKKNISKKVTSTAKPTATTGNNNNNNNNNLENPVENIRKQLEKLEDLGDQLPSNETAYTLRYPFQDKAPANASSELEFFRHRIHVERDSVKRAREALRHQENVFQGRQRAWKQRSVRATLEQLVQEERELSDMEVNLHRTKSLLGEKVIQLRHLEQSLERVVNAKTNENDATTTKNEELTLSDMSSVSSGISSTDLGTDTFIDKPDHYQESTEIIASLENLNSEIREIWGVLNKRQDTNIPPPPTLMYSYLRWLRFHHLTAESNNIQGTFGTPNIQSNILSQLTVTQPPTPNTQNIIAQYGPNSGFTTSVCTVEKNSSNLMERTWNLRDWLRQTCVESTDXSPGRTTL; translated from the exons AAGAGGACTCGAAAACAACAGCGAAGGATTTCGAGTCTCACGAGGAAGCAACTCTGCCCAAGGAATCCTCTCCGTCGAAGGAATCTGTAAAACAATCTGTCAAAACCATTCCCCCACCTACTAGGATCCCTACGAAGTTGACACCTCTGAAAAAATTGGATAAAATTGATGGTGCAAGGAAGAAGGATGCTATGGGCCAAGACAAACAGCTGTATAAACGAGAAGACTCGAAAATAGATAATCCTCTGGCAACTAACAGAGCCGCCAGGGATTACACCAACCTCAAATTTCAAGATCCAAGGTTCTACGAGTGCCCTAAGCTTCTAGAAACAATCGCATCAACCGCAACCACCAATACGACCGCAGTTAGTACTCCAAAGCAAGAGATAGATTTAAAAGAAGTGCTAAAGAGATCGGAATCTCTTAGTCCGAGGCACGAAAAAGACTGGGAACAGTTGTCCAGCAGATTTAGTTCCGAAGAGAACATTATAGATATCGATAAACTCAGCATCACCACGTTAGCCAGATCAGAGAAGTCTGAAAAGTTTGATAAGGAGAAGCACCCGAGTCAGTTTGGTCAACAAAAGGAACTCACTCTAAGTGGCGGAGGGACCATGTTTCTGAAGAGCAACAGAAGCAGGGACACTACACCTAGTCACGAAGGCGCTAAACTCGATGATTTCAGGACCATGCTGATCCCGGACGAGAGCAGCAACGTCGGTGGAGACAAGTTAAAGTCGATTCTCAGAGAAAAACAATCCGAGGATG ACGACAGACCAGTGGACGAAGAGCGGAAAAGCGTACGTTTCGACATAGAAAAGGAATTGGACATCAGGTTCACCTATTCCAGATCCGAAGACGATTCGGAATCCGAGTCTGAAGAGCAGGAGGCTCAGATGCTCGCGATGTTTTCTAATCGAGATACCGATTGGATTCCTTCGTCGCAAAAGACAAATTGTCAAAGATTCAACGAGGAAACCAAAGAGGATTCCGAAGACAAAATCGATGAGGGTATCAGGAAGAGTTCATCGTTAGAGAAAATCGAAGGATCGAAGAAAAATGGGAAAGTCGTGGGCAAGAGGTTCGTCGTTCGGAACGTTTCCGAGAACGAGCATCGCAAAAGATTTGTTCCGCAGAACGTTTCTGACAAGGAGCACCGTATGCAGATGACAAGGGATAGTTTATCTGGAGAAAGTTTGTCGAGGGAGAGCAGCCTGGACTACACGTACACcaataaatttaacaaaatcaaAAACATCGATCTGGTCTCGAAAAGCGAGACCACCGATTACAGCGACTCCGAAGCGCGTCGAAAGTACAAATCGAAGGTGGATTTCTTACGAAACGAACAGACCGACGACGATGATACCTCAGACGTTCCTAGAATCTATCGCGAACTCGATCTCGTAGAGAAGCAACGCAACGAGGTTGCTGGGAAACAGGAACAAGGCAGGAACTCGAAAAGCGAAACCGATTACAGTGACATCGACGCGCGCCGGAAGAATAAATCAAAAGTAGATTTCTCGCGAAACGAGCAGACCGATGACGATGATACCTCTGACTTTCCTAAGCTTTATCGTGATGCTGGCGGAAAACAGGAGCAGGACAAGAATCTGGAGGAAACGAAAATAAGATTGAGTCAAGAACACGAAAAGGACATCGAAGCCTTGCAAAAAGAGTACAAAGATAAATTAGAGCAAACGAAGAAAGAGTTGGAGGAAAATTTCATGGCGCAGAAAAAGCAGCTGGAGAAAAACATGAACGACAAGCTAGAAGAATCGAGGCGGAAGATGGTTGAAAAg GAGGAGCGGGAGATTCAAAAATTAATTGCCGAAATGGACGAGGCTAAACTGGAGAACTTGAGGAAGGTAAAGGCCGAATTGGAAGTCTGCTACGAAAAGGAGAGACAGGAAATTTTGGCGAATCTGAAGACGGAACTCGACGAGAGAAAGGGTGAGCTGCTGGAACTACGGAACCAAGAAATAGGAAAGTTGGAGAACGAACACGAACGTGATCTAGACGAGGAGAAACTCGCGAAACTTAACGAGATCAAACTGACTAAACAACACTCTGCGAGAATTAAAGCTTTGCAGAACGAATTGGACAAGAAGTTTGACGAATTACGCTCTCAGGTACGGGAGCAGCAAAGGgagaatatttcgaaaatcaCGGAGGAGCACGAGCAACGTCTGGTTGAAATTGTACGCGATTTTAGAATCAAC GAGGATCGCACTCGCAAGATGTATAAGCAACATTTGGAGGAGATTCGTGCCGATTTTTCACGCGAAGTAGAAAAAGAAGCGAGAAAACAGACAGGAAGAGCTATTCACCAAGAGAGCATCGAATTCGAGAAAATGCGTTGCGAAAAGCGACTGCTGCAAGACAAATACATGGCGTTGAAGgagaaatatatgaaattaaagaagGAGGTTCGTTCGGTTATCGACAAGAGGAACAGAAGGAAGGAGGGATACACCACGGCTTCGGAAACCGAAAGGTCAACGTCAACGAGAACGAGAACCGACAGAACCGAGTCATCGGAACAAAA TACTCCACTACGAAACACGCACTCGAGCTCGGCGACGACGAACGCTAAAGCGCACGAGACTCAGACGACCATGAACGAGCAGTCGGAAGAATTACACGATCCGAACGAACCGAACGTTCAGAAGGCGAACTCGGGGTTTCAGAAGAGCACAGCTACGTCGAACGCGAAGAACGTGAGATTCCAACCTGATGACACTAGCATCGCCAGCGAGACGAACGCGAACACGACCACCACGAAGAAGAACATCAGCAAGAAAGTAACCAGCACCGCGAAACCTACCGCTACCACCGGaaacaacaataataacaataataataacctCGAGAACCCGGTCGAGAACATTAGGAAACAATTGGAAAAGCTCGAGGATCTCGGTGATCAATTGCCAAGCAACGAAACGGCCTATACATTGCGTTATCCTTTCCAAGACAAAG CGCCGGCGAATGCCTCTTCGGAGCTGGAGTTCTTTCGACACCGAATTCACGTCGAAAGGGATTCAGTGAAGAGGGCACGGGAGGCGCTTCGACACCAGGAGAACGTATTCCAGGGACGGCAGAGGGCTTGGAAACAACGTAGCGTCCGAGCAACCCTCGAGCAATTAGTTCag GAGGAACGCGAACTCTCGGACATGGAAGTGAACTTGCATCGAACTAAGAGCCTTCTGGGTGAGAAAGTGATCCAATTAAGGCACTTGGAGCAATCTCTGGAGAGAGTGGTTAATGCTAAAACCAACGAAAATGACGCGACTACGACGAAAAACGAAGAACTGACGTTGAGCGATATGTCTAGCGTGAGCAGTGGTATCAGTTCAACTGATTTGGGAACGGACACGTTTATAG ACAAACCGGATCACTACCAGGAGTCGACGGAAATCATCGCAAGCCTGGAAAACCTAAACTCGGAAATACGTGAGATCTGGGGCGTGCTGAATAAACGCCAGGATACTAATATACCACCGCCGCCGACTTTGATGTATTCTTATTTGCGATGGCTACGTTTCCACCACCTTACAGCCGAATCGAACAATATACAAG GAACATTCGGTACGCCGAATATTCAGTCAAACATCTTGTCTCAGTTAACTGTAACGCAACCACCGACACCCAACACGCAAAACATCATCGCCCAATATGGTCCTAATAGCGGTTTTACTACCAGCGTTTGTACCGTTGAGAAGAACTCTTCGAACCTGATGGAGAGAACGTGGAATCTACGGGATTGGCTGCGACAAACTTGCGTCGAGAGCACAGA CAGCCCAGGTCGAACGACACTCTAA
- the LOC126865947 gene encoding uncharacterized protein LOC126865947: protein LIRLVGVLDKIKTGLEYATDYLETAKDIADLVAKSLGSKQKERRGEDDKTKEKGSFGPSNVMSAFFRLFGLDSQKVTAIAVNSVIFLAQMISSLFNLKPPKENAARSLEDETDASSWNPAKLITESKSERIQNLIEQAHDENLPVRLIEKLDGADSACIRLLVCKISPVIRATQNFLKNKAQCKSHQMTSWLPKRDEFEENSDECENTHTDCNLFS, encoded by the exons TTGATTCGACTCGTAGGTGTACTCGACAAGATAAAGACAGGCTTGGAATATGCGACCGATTATCTGGAGACTGCAAAGGATATCGCAGATCTGGTTGCAAAAAGTTTAGGCTCTAAGCAGAAGGAAAGACGAGGAGAGGATGATAAAACAAAGGAGAAAGGAAGTTTCGGTCCTTCTAACGTTATGTCCGCGTTCTTCCGTCTTTTTGGACTGGATTCGCAGAAAGTTACAGCCATTGCTGTGAACAGCGTTATATTTCTTGCGCAAATG ATAAGTTCGTTGTTTAACTTGAAACCTCCGAAAGAAAATGCCGCCAGGAGTTTGGAAGACGAGACTGATGCTTCATCTTGGAATCCAGCTAAACTTATCACGGAGAGCAAGAGCGAGAGA atACAAAACTTAATCGAGCAAGCTCATGACGAGAATCTACCGGTTCGACTGATCGAGAAACTAGATGGTGCTGATTCCGCGTGTATCAGATTGCTGGTATGCAAAATTTCACCGGTGATAAGGGCGACGCAGAATTTCCTAAAAAACAAAGCCCAATGTAAATCACATCAAATGACTTCGTGGTTGCCCAAAAGAGACGAATTCGAGGAAAACAGCGATGAATGCGAAAACACGCATACCGATTGCAATTTATTTTCCTAG
- the LOC126865948 gene encoding uncharacterized protein LOC126865948 yields MNTGVIPFLLICLCLKVTLANRTSFYTQEVYCLSELPMSELIQIKSSLADEEDVVEEDVQAEEISSRTFSSSLPVAQPLKRMNKKPMRRYEDYHEDKGKDTKISKIFQLSVTALSFLAFGGYLLTLIITAIRQNAMGNTGNGNVIVLSNLQGLQNYNRPKRNSLMHDAAENDSEIEKLYQGMILLSKSYTMYNIN; encoded by the exons ATGAATACCGGCGTGATACCGTTTCTATTGATATGTCTCTGCTTGAAAGTTACATTGGCAAATCGGACATCGTTTTATACGCAGGAAGTTTATTGTTTGAGCGAACTACCAATGAGTgaattaattcaaataaagTCCTCACTCGCGGATGAAGAAG ATGTTGTCGAGGAAGATGTACAAGCCGAAGAGATATCGAGTAGAACATTTTCGTCATCATTGCCCGTTGCACAGCCCTTGAAAAGAATGAACAAAAAGCCAATGAGACGTTACGAAGATTATCACGAAGATAAGGGGAAAGATACgaaaatttcaaagatattccaATTGTCAGTCACAGCGCTTTCGTTTCTTGCTTTCGGTGGCTATTTGCTTACTCTTATAATAACAGCAATTCGTCAAAACGCAATGGGAAACACGGGCAATGGAAACGTTATAGTGCTCTCA AACCTGCAGGGTTTGCAAAACTATAATCGTCCAAAAAGAAACTCCCTTATGCACGATGCGGCAGAGAACGATTCCGAAATCGAGAAGCTGTACCAAGGAATGATCCTGCTGTCAAAATCTTATACAATGTACAATATTAACTGA